Part of the Caldisalinibacter kiritimatiensis genome, ATGAAGCAATTTATAATATTATAAAGGAACAGGTAAGAAAAAATATTGTAGAAAAAGGTATTAGGCCAGATAATCGTAAGATTGATGAGATTAGGCCTATATCTTGTGAAGTAGGATTATTACCTAGAACTCATGGTTCAGGATTATTTAATAGAGGTCAGACTCAAGTTTTAACTGTAGCTACGTTAGGAGCTAAAGGTGACGTTCAGATCTTAGATGGGTTAACAGATGAAGAATCGAAAAGATATATGCATCATTACAATTTTCCACCATATAGTGTAGGAGAAACGAGGTTCTTAAGGGGTCCTGGAAGAAGAGAAATAGGTCATGGCGTTCTTGCTGAGAGAGCTTTGGAACCTGTTATTCCAAGTGAAGAGCAATTTCCTTATACAATAAGATTAGTTTCTGAAGTATTAAGTTCAAATGGGTCGACATCACAAGCAAGTGTGTGTGGTAGTACACTATCTTTAATGGATGCTGGTGTACCAATAAAAGCTCCAGTAGCAGGAATTGCAATGGGATTAATTAAGGAAGAAGACGATGTAGTTATATTATCAGATATACAAGGTATGGAAGATTTTCTTGGAGACATGGACTTTAAAGTAGCAGGAACTGAAAAAGGGATTACTGCAATTCAAATGGATATTAAAATCGCAGGAATAGGAAAGGACATATTAAAAGAAGCATTAGATAGAGCGAAACAAGGAAGATTATATATACTAGGTAAAATGTTAGAAGTTATTTCTAGTCCTAGAGAAGAAATATCGCCATATGCACCAAGGATATTAACAATGGAAGTAAAAGAAGACAAAATCAGAGATATCATAGGCCCAGGAGGAAAAACCATTAATAAAATAATCAATAAAACTGGAGTAAAAATTGATATTGAAGATAATGGTAAGGTTATAATTGCAGCTGAAGATTTAGAAAAAGGTAAAGAGGCAATTGAAATGATAGAAAAAGTAATAAAAGATATAGAAATAGGAGATGTTTATTTAGGGAAAGTTGCTAGAATAGCTCCATTTGGTGCTTTTGTAGAAATTCTTGATGGAAAAGAAGGGTTGGTACACATTTCAAATATTTCAGACAAACGAATTGATAAGGTAGAAGATGTACTATCGGTTGGCGATGAAATATTAGTTAAGGTAGTAGATATTGACAAACAAGGACGAATCAATCTTTCAAGGAAAGAAGCTTTAAAAGAAGAAAAGAAATGCGACAAGTAAGGCATAAACCTACTGTAGGTTTGTGTCTTTTTTATTTTAACTGGAATATATTTGTTTAGTAAATGTATATTATTATAGTAATAAATATATTTTAGGGGGAAGAAAATTGAAAATTTTTTTTATTAAGTATAATACTTTAAAAATAATTATTATAGCATTAATCTTATTAATTGTTTTTACTTTTATATTTACGTATGTAAAAAGAACAAAATCTACAGAAACATTTAATAATGGAGATGTATTTTATAAAGGCAATATTGATAAACAAATAATAGCTTTTGCATGCAATGTAGATTGGGGGAATGAATACATACCTGCAATGTTACAAACTTTTAGAAATAATGATATAAAAATAACTTTTTTTGTTACTGGTAGATGGGCAGAAAAGTATCAAGGATTATTAAAAAACATACATAAAGAAGGTCATGAAATAGGTAATCATGGGTATAAACACAGAGATTATAGTAAATTGGGATATGAAGAAAACAAGAAAGAAATAACAAGAGCTCATAATATAATCATGAAAGTAACAGGTGAAAAGCCTAAATACTTTGCTCCACCGGCAGGAGCTTTTAATGATTTTACCATTAAAGCAGCAAATGATTTAGATTATGATGTTATAATGTGGAGTATAGATACAATCGATTGGAGAAAAGACAGTAAAAAAGAAAAAATTATACAAAGGGTTATAAGTAAAACTCATAATTCAGCTATCGTATTAATGCACCCAAAGCAAGAAACTATCAAAGCATTACCTGAGTTAATAAATAGTTTAGAAAAGCAAGGTTATAAAATTGGTAAGGTAAGTGATATTATAAGATAAACTTTATTGTGGTATATAGTTGAAAGTATTATAATTCTATTCTATAATGAATTAGAAAAAAAATTTAGCGGGGTGCAAATATGTATAATAAATTTGTATTGGATAACGGTTTAAGAGTCGTAACAGAGTATATTCCACATGTAAAATCTGTCACAGTTGGTATATGGGTTGAAACAGGTTCAAGACGAGAAAATAAATTAAATAATGGTGTATCTCACTTTATTGAGCATATGCTCTTTAAAGGGACTAAGAATAGAAATGCTAAAGAGATAGCAGAAAGTATTGATAATATAGGTGGTCAATTGAATGCTTTTACAAGTAAGGAATGTACTTGTTTTTATGCAAAGGTTCTAGATAATCATTTACCTATAGCTATTGATGTATTAGCTGACATGTTATTTAATTCAAAATTTGAAGAAAAAGAAATTGAAAAAGAGAAAAGTGTAGTATTAGAGGAAATTAATATGTACGAAGACTCACCTGAAGATTTAGTCCATGATTTACTTTCGACTACTATATTTGATGGTCATCCTTTAGCGTATCCTATACTAGGTCATACTGATAATCTTAAAAATTTAAGTAGAGAAGATATATTAAGATATTTCAAAGAACATTATACACCAAAAAATACAGTAATAGCTATTGCTGGCAATTTTAAAGCTAATGAAACTATTAAATTAATTGAAAAATTTTTTGGGCATTGGAATGGTAATAAGAAGAACCATCCCTTTGAAAAACCACCTACTTTATATAAAAGAGTAATTGGAAAAAGAAAATTAACAGAACAATTGCATCTTTGCTTAGGTATGGAAGGTATATCTCAAGGTGATGATGACCTATATGGTCTTCTATTATTAAATAATATTTTTGGTGGAAGTATGAGTTCTAGGCTTTTTCAACGAATTAGAGAGGATAAGGGATTAGTGTATTCTATATATTCGTATCCATCAGCTTATAAAGATATAGGGGTATTTACTATTTATGTTGGTTTAAATCCAAATCAGATATGTAATGTTTCTAAATTAATTAAAGAAGAGATAAATTGTATAAAAAATAAAAATTTTAGTGATAATGAATTTTATAAGGCTAAAGAGCAGCTGAAGGGAAATTATATATTAGGACTAGAAAGTACTTCTAACAGAATGACATCTTTAGGTAAGTCTGAATTGTTATTAGGTAAAATATACTCACCAAAAGATATAATAGAAAAAATTGATAAAATTAATTTAGATGATATAAACAGGATTATAGATAAAGTGTTTGACTTTAGTAAATTTAATATTGCATATGTTGGTAACATTAATAATCAAAATAAATTAAAAGAAGACATGAATGAAATATTTTTTTCATAGTTTATTTTTATAGAAATAGGATTTCATATAAATGTAAGAAAAGGAGAATGATATAATGAAAATTAAAATTGTTAAAAAAAGCAAATTACCATTACCTAAATATAAAACTGATGGAGCATCTGGACTAGACTTATATGCTGACATTGAAGATAAGATAGTTCTAAAACCTATGGAAAGAAAATTAATACCTACTGGAATTCATATAAGCTTACCAGAGGGATATGAAGCACAA contains:
- a CDS encoding M16 family metallopeptidase — its product is MYNKFVLDNGLRVVTEYIPHVKSVTVGIWVETGSRRENKLNNGVSHFIEHMLFKGTKNRNAKEIAESIDNIGGQLNAFTSKECTCFYAKVLDNHLPIAIDVLADMLFNSKFEEKEIEKEKSVVLEEINMYEDSPEDLVHDLLSTTIFDGHPLAYPILGHTDNLKNLSREDILRYFKEHYTPKNTVIAIAGNFKANETIKLIEKFFGHWNGNKKNHPFEKPPTLYKRVIGKRKLTEQLHLCLGMEGISQGDDDLYGLLLLNNIFGGSMSSRLFQRIREDKGLVYSIYSYPSAYKDIGVFTIYVGLNPNQICNVSKLIKEEINCIKNKNFSDNEFYKAKEQLKGNYILGLESTSNRMTSLGKSELLLGKIYSPKDIIEKIDKINLDDINRIIDKVFDFSKFNIAYVGNINNQNKLKEDMNEIFFS
- a CDS encoding polyribonucleotide nucleotidyltransferase produces the protein MEKRYEYTLAGRKLAVTIGKVAEQANGACLVRYGDTVVLVTATASKEPREGVDFFPLSVDYEERLYAVGKIPGGFIKREGKPSEKAILTARLIDRPIRPLFPKGYRNDVQVITTVLSVDQDCPPDIVAMIGSSIALSISDIPFDGPTGSVSVGLVDGQYVINPTSEQREKTDLKLVVSGTEDAVMMVEAGANEVPEDVMLEAIMTAHEEIKEICKFIKNIQKEVGKEKQQVELFEVDKAIEQEVTEYATYKIVKAIQTPDKQEREERLNNVKEEIFEYFLERYPENEKDVDEAIYNIIKEQVRKNIVEKGIRPDNRKIDEIRPISCEVGLLPRTHGSGLFNRGQTQVLTVATLGAKGDVQILDGLTDEESKRYMHHYNFPPYSVGETRFLRGPGRREIGHGVLAERALEPVIPSEEQFPYTIRLVSEVLSSNGSTSQASVCGSTLSLMDAGVPIKAPVAGIAMGLIKEEDDVVILSDIQGMEDFLGDMDFKVAGTEKGITAIQMDIKIAGIGKDILKEALDRAKQGRLYILGKMLEVISSPREEISPYAPRILTMEVKEDKIRDIIGPGGKTINKIINKTGVKIDIEDNGKVIIAAEDLEKGKEAIEMIEKVIKDIEIGDVYLGKVARIAPFGAFVEILDGKEGLVHISNISDKRIDKVEDVLSVGDEILVKVVDIDKQGRINLSRKEALKEEKKCDK
- a CDS encoding polysaccharide deacetylase family protein — translated: MKIFFIKYNTLKIIIIALILLIVFTFIFTYVKRTKSTETFNNGDVFYKGNIDKQIIAFACNVDWGNEYIPAMLQTFRNNDIKITFFVTGRWAEKYQGLLKNIHKEGHEIGNHGYKHRDYSKLGYEENKKEITRAHNIIMKVTGEKPKYFAPPAGAFNDFTIKAANDLDYDVIMWSIDTIDWRKDSKKEKIIQRVISKTHNSAIVLMHPKQETIKALPELINSLEKQGYKIGKVSDIIR